The Vitis vinifera cultivar Pinot Noir 40024 chromosome 7, ASM3070453v1 genomic interval TAATGCGTGTCATTATATGAGCTAAAGTATGTTCTAAGCAACTGTTATGAAAGTCAAATTAGGGTTTGTTGTACCTAAATCTCTAGTTGAAGGCGTACCAGTCAGATCCCGATCAAGCAGCAGCCATTGAAGTTTCATGGTGTTCCCACTGAGCTTCCACGCTTGCTGGGTCAACCTCTCTATCTGGGGTCAACCTGTGTGATTTCTCAAACAGTGTCAAAGCATAACCAGAGAGAAATGGCAATGGAAATACAAAACAGGCTGGtagaaaagggaaagaaaagacGGAAACAAAAAAGTCACAAATCCTTTTATTGTTAGGTTGATGACAACAACAATAGCATAACAGGCACAACAATTGCCGATAATTCCGCTCAATGGGATACAGCTACACCCTCAAGAAAAGTGGGGGTGATGAAGAAAGAATACGGTGCCCCTTAAGTAAGGGTGGTGCTATCTAAACCTTTTTAGGAAGAACCCATTAAAGTTTGGGTCTCCTCGTGAGAGATGTTAATCCAAATCACCCAAAAAATGGAAGGGGAAAATTATAACCAGGCGAATTTTCTCAACCCGGACTTCAAATAAGAGAGGTATATGTAATGACATGGATAGTTGCAGATGCACAATATCATGGGCTAGATGGCATTCAGTCCAGCAAACTCTCTCAGCTTCTCCAGGAGGATAAAGGTGATTGTAGTCTGCGGACCCAATCTTGCAAAGGTTGCAAAGCCCCTGCAAAAGATTTTGATATTGTTAGCAAGTGCGAAGGGAGATTCTCTGCACAAATTTTGAGTCTGATTCCTTATTTTCATTTGGTTTGTCCAACTGCCCAAGCGGACTAGTGCCAGATGATTAACGTTTAAGGCATATAACTAGCATGTAAAAGAGCTCACCCTTTGTAAAGTGCCCTGGGGCCTTCAGTAAGTATTACCTGAAACAAAACAGTATTAATACATTATACAATAAGTCGAGGTGTACATATAAATCTTAAAAGTTTCTTTTATCTATATCTTAAAGTGCTGAATATGGCCAATTTCAGTCTCGGTAGTGTAACTAACATTTGGTGCAAAACAGCACACACATCCCCCCTCCTCATGCGTGCACAGacagggaaaagaaagaaaacgaAAGACAaatatgtgaagaaaaaaacatCAGCAATATTACACAACCAATCTGCTCTGCCAAAGATGAACTATTACATAGCCAGCAAGACCTAATTCAGTGGCCATTTGCAtagcgatttttttttttttatcaaatcagACCATAGAAACAACAGGAAAGAAGTGGAGAAGTAGCAAAGAAGCAGACAAAGTAGTTTCCAAGAAAAAGTGCATCAAATATTCAATCATCCAAATACACGGATCAAATTTTATACCACCCCATATGTATAATGGTTAGGAAAGCAAAGCAGAATAAGGGTCATGGTTGCAGCTGCAGTGCAGTCATGAAATGGTCCATTCAATCCACCAGATTAGCCAAAAGAACAATGATCATGTAAAGGACAAAAACAATCATTGAGCGAAAGGAGAGAAGTGCTGCCAAAACATTGCTTCAGTTCCAACGCTCAACCAATTTAGGCTGCTAAACCCTTCTTTAAAACTGATCCTAAGTACATTATTCCCTTCCATATTAAAATAGGAGTATAGGACACCCCCTCaataaaaatcagaaaaatgaCGAGAGAATTAAAACTCTGTGAtaaccaaaacataattctgTGAATGTAAACATTAAAGTTGAAATTTAGAGAggaataacaaaaacaaaggtGATACCTGGTATGCGCAATGAAATCCATTTTTATAGTTCCCAGCTACTTTAGATTCTCGTTGCAACATGAGACGGGTTTTAATCATGTCCATGGGTGCAGTAATAAGGGTACTCAATCCTCCAGCAACTGTGCTTGAGCTtcataagttaaaaaaaatacagtTAGCTATTGTCCCTGGGAAATAACAATGCAAATGCTATAACATAGTTGTTGCATAAAAATGTTATACAAAGGCCTGTCACTACTTCATACATGACAAAGATTTGTTTCACATCCATGTCAAATGTCAAGTCAAGTCAACAGTCATTGGCTAAGGTTTTTGTGTTTCAGACTACCAACTTCTGTCATTGATATGAAAAGTTCAGGTTCAAAACACTCAAATTACTAGGCTCGTTTTGCAACAGTCACAGctctaaagaagaaaaagaaattcgGAGTGGAGTTATACATGAGATGCAGATGAAATCCTTCTTCAAGAGGTGTCCACCTCATTAAAATCTGCATCAAACTAAAGTCAAGAAAAGTTTAATGAATCCATACaggaaatggaaaataaaaagagaCTCATTTTAGATTACCAATCAACAAAAAGGCAAACCATTCAAAAATCATTGAAATTACTTCTGTATATTCAAAGTGAAAATAGCATGCTTAGAACTTGACCTGCTTGGTTTCATCATATGTTGCTAGCTGTGATGCAGTCAAAGCACCAGCCCTGACCATAGCAGGGCCAACTCCCTTCCAAAGAGCTTTTATTCCCTCTTCTGATATAATTTTGCACATTTCACCAATTGCTCCTCTTCTCAAGTTTGACTTCATCTGCAAGCGCACctggaaaaaagaaatatgatttctaagacagttttaagatgaaaaatccaaaaaagcCTGACATGGTAGTGTAACCTTTAGAACTTCCATTGGATTGGTCAGCGCAGTAGCTAGGGCACCAGAGAATACTCCAGATGCAATCTTAAGCAATAGATTAGTTGACCCAAAAGCCCACTTGCACACATATTTTGAAGGTTCATACAACCCTAAACGGAGACCTCCATACAGAACCGACCTTGTCAATGCTGGCATCAATCCCAGATACAAAGACTTAGGTCCTTCTTTCTTCACCACTTCAACAAAAATCCGTCCCTGTTCACATCAAAAGTTGAGAAAACTAACTGCAACTTGATTCAATAAAccatattatcaaaataaaagatACATTAAAAAGCTTCATTCAGTTACCATTCCATTCAAGGGACCTCTTCCACCAACAAGTTGCATCTGCAACCTAACTTTAAGAACATCTGCATATCAAGCAGAGAAAAATTACAGAACAATAGATCCAATGGTGTAGGAATTTTCCCTGTAGTACTTTATTCTTATAATATTTCCTTCAAGAAAGTTTAAGGATTCACTTCCAGTTCACATTGCATAAACAAGCAGGTAACCCATTCATCAAGAATCATGACCTGTACATTTCAGCTTCAAATCCTTATCATCATGTGATATGCCAATTTCTGTCAGTACCCTGATTCTACCCCCAACTTCCAGATCTAATGTACTTATCCATTAATACTCTAGATAGATTATGCTAAGCTGCAACCACAAAGTGAATCTggtgaaaatatgaaatatttttcttggGGTTGGATGGTTGACAGACCTAAGCCTAATTTATATGGCTTCATTAGATTTTTCAATATCTTACAAGTTTAACACCTCTCTTTGTCCTCTGTTGTGGCTTGAGTAACTAGCCATCATCCAACCTAATTCAACTTACAATAGACAAACTGAAATTCATGATAAGCTAGATGTGGTACCCATTTGGTAATCTGGATGTGGTATACATTTGCCATTAGCAAATGTTGTGTATTACACAGCAACCTCATACTGTAACTCTCAGGACTTTCTCTACCTAAGAATTGCAAGCCCAGGGAAGATTTAAGATTATGCAACTTGAGTTGACACTGAGCAATTGTTTGGAAGCAATAGTGATAATACACACATCAAGAATTCACTTAGGATTTGATGTTTGAGATATGCAAGAAATTCCACTTTTCTTTCAAAGGCATCACcaatttatttgttcattgatgataaatacaaaatcaaatcaatctaCTGAAATCACGGAAGAGAAACAACCTAAAGGATGAGTGATAGCAGTTGCAGTTGCAACTGAAATTCCACTAGCACCAAAGTGATAAACAGCATTGGATGGTGACAACGCCCAATTCCGACTTTTATTCTCTTTCATAGAACCTGAATATTTCAATTATCAGAACTCAAATTTGCACTCTAATGAACAAAAACAATCATGGATACAGATTATTAAACAGAATAGAACATAGATACAAAAACCAAAAATCTTTAATGTTCCGTTTGGTTGCTTAAGAGGCGTCATAATGAAACAAactatgttttctttttaatgatCCGAGAAAATAGAAACCACCAAGCAAATGTGACTAATCAACCTACAACTTAACATGAAACTCCAAATTTCTCTTTACTTTTCTTGTTCCTCGACTATTCAGCGACCAAACAAATGTTAAAGATTGAAACAAGTTTTCGGATCTAGCGACTAGTTGCAAGTATATTTAAAGCCTAAGAACCTTTTGAATGTCATGTTTCGTTTGATTGCTGAGAAAACTGTAGGCAAATAAAAGAAGATACAGTTTTGAACCTCAAATTTCACGTTATTTAGGATTCAACACAATGACCTCCACTCCATTGAGTCTAATCACCATTATCAGTTGAGCGTttgctttatttcttttttttctttttctttttcttttttctcaaaatatatcttaaaattgaagatttattcatttttcttttctcagtgGCCAAACAGAAAGTTATTTTAGCGAGAAAATATGAAGAGAACCTGAAAGTGAAGATTTCTCCGACCCGCTCTCCATCTTTGCATCCCCGCAAGTTTGTTCTCCGAGGAATCGGTAGCGCACAATAGTCCGGTTTGCTAACTTGCGCCTTCGGCGTTCGTTGTTTAGCGGTAAACGCCAACAGTGTCGTTGGAAACTAAACCAAACGACATCGTTTGGGtacttttctttcaattttaacctttttaaaaataaaaaaataaaatggaagtaaaataaaacaaaacccCTTCCAaaacaactatatatatatatatatatatttttttttataaattaaaaatcattccacttgataaataatatattgattagcataaataatattaaccaatttaaaaaacactttataatTATAAACATGGAGTgtacatatataatattaaaaatttattctcatatttaatataaaaaaatcacaataGTCTCGTTAAAATGTGTTCACTTAGTTAAGATAAAATCAAGATATTCAAATCAgataaataaattcattgtaATATTCTAAGTACAAGAAATAAGTTTCGTAAcattatatcatataaatacattttatagTCGTAATAACCTATTGAGTTTGGAACAAGGGTGACAATGAGACATGTTTTTTCAAGTATCCACTTTGCCGTGCTCCTTATTGGacgaatttaatataaatataagtgGGGTTGAGTAAGTTtgggaaaatttttaaaacttgaatttGACTTTATGCTCTTTTGcccgattatatataatattaaataaaaaaatactttaattgattttttttttcatttttcaacttttaagatatatataaaatattatttttcttaaatgtaaattataaatatttataatatttattcatttataaattttatttattttttaaatgatttaaaaatccaaaagtaaaaaaattaaagtaaaaaaaggttaaatagAGTAAGGATATGTAGATAATTTCCTACACCTTCGTTGTCCCACCCTACTTGTAACTTTTTACGTTTTTTTGGCAATAacgataaaaatatatataaataagaaagaTTGATTAGAATGGGTTAAACCATGCCAAATCTGTTACGTGGTCCTCTTTAGATTATAATAAACAATATTCACATAAAAAAAGGGTTATAAAAAGATGATATCAGAACAAATGATTAATCTTGATGCGATACCTTAAGTGAATGTTCTTTCACAATCCCACGTGATAACGATGACATTATGTTTACATACGAGGTGATTTTGATATTGATTATGAGAAAAAGTCCCTAATAACATAGTAGTGGGTCAGATATGAGTCATTTAAAATTGTGTGAAATAATTGTgagataattataataattgaaataatctataaaaacaatataaaaattacaaacactttttaaattgaaaaatagtATTATATTCAATTACAACAAAcctttcaaattattaaaaatgtttatatatatatatatatatatatatatatatatatatatatatatatatatatatatatatatatatttaaaaattatgaacgcttttaaaattaatttttaaaaaattttataaataatatcgCGAGAtgcttttgaaaatagtttagggttggaaaatatttttgaaaggtCTTTAAATTAtaaagggggtgtttggtacacgagaatagggagtgggaataaacatctcattcattttctcccttattcctatgtttggataaatgttaagaaggcgaaaattaaataaaaaattattccgggagaaatcaaatccaacttatgagtcggatttgcattcgttaaaagtaggtggtattctgattcattaaacctatttgataatataaaataacctaaattactattttatcctcttatcttgttcttcaaacccgatGTTTATCTTATTTGTAAAGGTAGAGATCCATTTATCATTCACTTCTTATCTTTTTTGCAAAGCTAGAGACACACTCATCATCCAATTTtctgcaacaagtgattcttccaaattgaatcaattaaaccttccaCTATATAATTCTATAACTTTttttgcatgacaaattatttaaaattttgataaaaaaaaacgaatatttaaatttttttaaggttatggattttatcggatatgatacttgttgaaaattagaatacattagaattcttttatttcctcttttgaaaataggaaaaacatttgctatctttgagaatttaaatattataataaataattttttttgaaaaatataattttataactacttaagcatgacaaattattcaaaattttaataaaaataataattgaatatttgtgcattaaggttatacgattttttatggttaattttttatttattgagtacatatatatattttttagtcttattatttaataacaaaaaacctctcaaattttatttttttaaaataaaagtaaaaataaaaaaatattttaaattatatgtaaggatattattataaatttatttttttttcatttccattcttattattatcaaacatcggaatgaaaacaaataatcatttcaatcttgcattcctaagttcatccaaatgctagaaatggaatcatcaaattcattcaattCCACTGAgaaataggaaaggaaacaaaatattattttcattccttATTCCGACTTACCAAACACCTCCTAGGTGCAATCCATTTCCTTgttaaaaaaaagatagaacgcaggcaaaaatttattttatcagcCGTTGATCGAAAGGACCCGTGCAGCGATTTTGGCCGTTCGATTATGAGACCAAGGTCCTAGGATTTACATCAGTAGAGGAGCCTGGAGAGTAAAGAATGAAGGATTAACGGGGTGTCCCACTCAAGTTTCGTAGACCTTCTCTCTAACTAGGGTTTCTTTGATCCGTATTCAGTTTCGATTCGAGCCATCGTAAGTTCATAAGTTTCTACGCATTTTattatggtttttctttttctttttcctgcgTGCTGTTTGGTTGCACAGAAAATGCAGGAAAGGGAGAAGCAAGTTTTTGAATATAGCATTTTCATCGTTTGGGAGCCGAGAAAGCGAAACTCTGAATTCAATTCGGCTTAGCACATCTATTTGGTTTAGTTTAAGCGATCCTTGGTTTGCCTAAAACCTAAAAACAACACAACACACAACACACagcattcaaatatttatttatttttcttttgtttttcatcagttttctcggcaaccaaatgGACAGTCGATGATTTTGGACAAAATTGATGTTGTTGACGGCAAAAGTTAAACTAGGAATTCGTAATTGTTTTGTCTAATTTCGTTGAAATTGGATTTTTTGCAGGCCTTTCACGTTGGGTGTAGACAACCATGCCCCGGTACAATCCATATTTTTCCATCGATTCTGAAAGTTTACATTGATTGcgttttttcttgttttttttattgtgttgttCTTTGTTTAACATTTCAGGTATTACTGTGATTACTGTGATACCTACTTGACGCATGATTCTGTAAGCTACATCTTCATTTCAGCCCCTATCTATTTTTACTTTGTTATTTATTACCTAGCAGATTTCTAGAACTGTATATATCTAGTACTTACTAATTCACATCTTTCTTAATCCCTTTTGGAATAACTGTCTTGAATCTGAAGTTCAGGATTTTATGGACCTATTGTAtgttctttttagtt includes:
- the LOC100252712 gene encoding uncharacterized protein LOC100252712 isoform X1 codes for the protein MESGSEKSSLSGSMKENKSRNWALSPSNAVYHFGASGISVATATAITHPLDVLKVRLQMQLVGGRGPLNGMGRIFVEVVKKEGPKSLYLGLMPALTRSVLYGGLRLGLYEPSKYVCKWAFGSTNLLLKIASGVFSGALATALTNPMEVLKVRLQMKSNLRRGAIGEMCKIISEEGIKALWKGVGPAMVRAGALTASQLATYDETKQILMRWTPLEEGFHLHLISSTVAGGLSTLITAPMDMIKTRLMLQRESKVAGNYKNGFHCAYQVILTEGPRALYKGGFATFARLGPQTTITFILLEKLREFAGLNAI
- the LOC100252712 gene encoding uncharacterized protein LOC100252712 isoform X2, which codes for MESGSEKSSLSDVLKVRLQMQLVGGRGPLNGMGRIFVEVVKKEGPKSLYLGLMPALTRSVLYGGLRLGLYEPSKYVCKWAFGSTNLLLKIASGVFSGALATALTNPMEVLKVRLQMKSNLRRGAIGEMCKIISEEGIKALWKGVGPAMVRAGALTASQLATYDETKQILMRWTPLEEGFHLHLISSTVAGGLSTLITAPMDMIKTRLMLQRESKVAGNYKNGFHCAYQVILTEGPRALYKGGFATFARLGPQTTITFILLEKLREFAGLNAI